One Campylobacter concisus DNA segment encodes these proteins:
- the glmM gene encoding phosphoglucosamine mutase, which yields MKLFGTDGVRGKAGEKLSAQTSMRLAMAAGIYFRKTSATNVILVGKDTRKSGYMIETAIVAGLTAVGYNVLQIGPMPTPAIAFLTENMRCDAGIMISASHNPYYDNGIKFFDSFGNKLDEKIEAEIEKIFYDDELIASAQKTMTEIGANKRIDDVIGRYIVQIKNSFPKELNLKNLRVVLDVANGAAYKVAPTVFSELGADVIVINNEPNGSNINQNCGALHPEDLASEVKRLRADIGFAFDGDADRLVVVDENGEVVHGDAILGSLAAFLHEQKTLKGGAIVATVMSNAALDDYLKAHKIKLLRSNVGDKYVLEMMKENGINFGGEQSGHVIFNDYAKTGDGLVTSMQVVAMMLKKGKKASEIFGELKPYPQILLNLKITEKKPLDKIEGLKELEASLAKEGIRSLFRYSGTENLIRLLLEGKNQTLVEKRMDEVEKFFVKALNA from the coding sequence ATGAAACTTTTTGGAACAGACGGAGTTCGTGGTAAGGCTGGCGAAAAGCTTTCAGCTCAGACATCTATGCGCCTTGCAATGGCTGCTGGAATTTACTTTAGAAAGACCTCAGCGACAAATGTGATTTTGGTTGGAAAAGATACTAGAAAAAGCGGCTATATGATCGAAACTGCCATCGTCGCAGGGCTAACTGCAGTTGGCTACAACGTCCTTCAAATAGGCCCTATGCCAACACCTGCGATAGCATTTTTAACAGAAAATATGCGCTGTGACGCTGGCATAATGATAAGCGCCTCACACAACCCATACTACGACAACGGCATCAAATTTTTTGATAGTTTTGGCAACAAGCTAGATGAAAAGATAGAAGCTGAGATAGAGAAAATTTTCTACGACGATGAGCTCATCGCAAGCGCTCAAAAGACGATGACAGAGATCGGCGCAAACAAGAGGATCGACGATGTTATCGGCAGATATATCGTGCAGATCAAAAATTCATTCCCAAAAGAGTTAAATTTAAAGAATTTACGAGTAGTTTTAGACGTGGCAAACGGAGCTGCTTACAAGGTCGCACCAACCGTATTTAGCGAGCTTGGAGCTGACGTCATCGTCATAAACAACGAGCCAAATGGTAGCAATATCAATCAAAACTGCGGCGCGCTTCATCCAGAAGATCTAGCAAGTGAGGTAAAAAGGCTTCGTGCTGACATCGGCTTTGCATTTGACGGCGATGCTGATAGGCTTGTCGTGGTCGATGAAAACGGAGAAGTAGTGCATGGAGATGCGATACTTGGCTCACTGGCTGCTTTTTTGCACGAGCAAAAGACTCTAAAAGGCGGTGCCATAGTGGCTACAGTGATGAGTAATGCCGCGCTTGATGACTATCTAAAAGCTCACAAGATCAAGCTACTTCGCTCAAACGTAGGCGATAAATACGTGCTTGAGATGATGAAAGAAAATGGCATAAATTTTGGTGGCGAGCAAAGCGGACACGTCATTTTTAACGACTACGCCAAGACTGGCGACGGACTTGTTACTTCGATGCAAGTTGTTGCGATGATGCTTAAAAAAGGCAAAAAAGCTAGTGAAATTTTTGGCGAGCTAAAGCCGTATCCGCAAATTTTGCTAAATTTAAAGATTACAGAGAAAAAGCCGCTTGATAAGATAGAGGGGCTAAAAGAGCTTGAGGCTAGCCTTGCAAAAGAGGGCATAAGATCACTCTTTAGATACTCTGGCACTGAAAATTTGATCAGACTTTTGCTTGAGGGCAAAAATCAAACTTTAGTTGAAAAACGCATGGATGAAGTTGAGAAATTTTTTGTAAAAGCCCTAAATGCGTAG
- a CDS encoding TOBE domain-containing protein, protein MSLSARNQLSVEISEVRTGAVNSLIAGKIAGGEVLKATITVDSEKALDLKVGKKAIFLFKASSVIVSKDDSIKLSATNQIKGVVSEIKDGAVNAEVIIDANGSKISAIITRESVQNLALKVGDKVTAIIKATQIIVGVK, encoded by the coding sequence ATGTCACTAAGTGCAAGAAATCAACTAAGCGTTGAGATATCAGAAGTAAGAACAGGCGCGGTAAATTCGCTAATAGCTGGTAAAATCGCAGGTGGTGAGGTGCTAAAAGCAACTATTACGGTTGATAGTGAGAAAGCTCTTGATCTTAAAGTTGGCAAAAAAGCTATATTTTTATTCAAGGCTTCAAGCGTTATCGTTTCAAAAGATGACAGCATAAAACTTAGCGCAACAAACCAAATTAAAGGCGTTGTTAGCGAGATAAAAGACGGCGCTGTAAATGCTGAGGTTATCATCGACGCAAATGGCAGCAAAATTTCAGCTATCATCACTAGAGAGTCAGTTCAAAATTTAGCTTTAAAAGTAGGCGACAAAGTAACTGCTATCATTAAAGCAACTCAAATAATAGTTGGCGTTAAATAA
- the rpsT gene encoding 30S ribosomal protein S20, with translation MANHKSAEKRARQTIKRTERNRFYRTRLKNITKAVRVAVEAKDLNAANEALKVANKSIHSFVSRGFLKKQTAARRVSRLAQLVNTLKAA, from the coding sequence ATGGCAAACCATAAATCTGCTGAAAAAAGAGCTAGACAAACTATAAAAAGAACAGAAAGAAATAGATTTTACCGCACTAGACTTAAAAATATTACAAAAGCAGTGCGCGTAGCTGTAGAAGCTAAAGATCTAAATGCTGCAAATGAAGCTTTAAAAGTTGCTAACAAAAGTATTCACAGTTTTGTAAGTAGAGGCTTTTTGAAGAAACAAACTGCTGCTCGTCGTGTTAGTCGCCTTGCTCAATTAGTAAATACTCTAAAAGCTGCTTAA
- the prfA gene encoding peptide chain release factor 1 encodes MFADKLHPFLDRYDEISTLLSDPNIANDIEKMTKLSKEQSSIEPVATAAKKYLQILNDIDENKALLEDAELGELAKDELKNLEISREKLEEEIKILLLPKDPNDDKNIFLEIRAGTGGDEAALFAGDLFNAYIRYAELRGYKFEIVSQSEGNTGGFKEIIVLIKGKGAYSRLKFEGGTHRVQRVPETESQGRVHTSAVTVAIMPEVEDSEIEINPNDIRVDVMRSSGHGGQSVNTTDSAVRITHIPTGLVVTNQDGKSQHKNKEAAMKVLKARLYEMQEQERLAKETSERKSQVGTGDRSGRIRTYNYPQNRISDHRINLTLYRLDAIMAAGLFDEIIEPLITHYQAEAMLEAGI; translated from the coding sequence ATGTTTGCTGATAAACTTCATCCATTTTTGGATCGCTATGATGAAATTTCTACACTTCTAAGCGATCCAAATATAGCAAACGATATCGAAAAGATGACAAAGCTCTCAAAAGAGCAATCATCTATCGAGCCAGTCGCAACTGCTGCAAAAAAATATCTACAAATTCTAAATGATATCGACGAGAACAAAGCCCTGCTTGAGGACGCTGAGCTTGGCGAGCTTGCAAAAGACGAGCTTAAAAATTTAGAAATTTCAAGAGAGAAGCTTGAAGAAGAGATCAAAATTTTGCTTCTTCCAAAAGATCCAAACGATGATAAAAATATATTTTTAGAAATTCGCGCAGGTACTGGCGGCGATGAAGCGGCACTTTTTGCTGGTGATTTATTTAACGCATACATTAGATACGCAGAGCTTCGTGGATATAAATTTGAGATCGTTAGTCAAAGCGAGGGCAACACTGGTGGTTTTAAAGAGATCATCGTGCTTATAAAAGGCAAAGGCGCTTACTCTAGGCTAAAATTTGAAGGTGGCACACATAGAGTTCAGCGTGTGCCAGAGACTGAGAGCCAGGGCAGGGTGCATACTTCGGCTGTGACTGTGGCTATCATGCCAGAGGTCGAAGATAGCGAGATCGAGATCAATCCAAATGATATAAGAGTTGATGTTATGAGAAGCTCAGGTCACGGCGGCCAGTCGGTCAATACAACTGATAGTGCCGTTAGGATCACGCACATACCAACTGGACTTGTTGTGACAAACCAAGATGGCAAGAGCCAACACAAGAATAAAGAAGCTGCGATGAAGGTGCTAAAAGCTAGACTTTACGAGATGCAAGAGCAAGAGAGGCTTGCAAAAGAGACTAGTGAGCGAAAGAGCCAAGTAGGCACTGGAGACCGCTCAGGCAGGATAAGAACTTATAACTACCCACAAAACCGCATAAGTGATCACCGCATCAATTTAACTCTTTACCGCCTTGATGCTATCATGGCAGCGGGGCTATTTGACGAGATCATAGAGCCGCTCATCACTCACTATCAAGCTGAAGCTATGCTTGAAGCTGGCATTTAA